From a region of the bacterium genome:
- a CDS encoding CoA transferase, protein MKPLKGITIIDLSRLLPGPMCTYILATMGAKVIKVEDTGTGDYLKTIPPFLKNGQSALYQHLNGNKKISFIDYKSEKGRSKLLSLIKKADVVVESFRPGAMDHFKLSFKDLKKINPKIILASITGYGQKGKLSQMAGHDMNFMGYAGLLDAPHLSKVQWADIVGGGVMGAFKIVSSLVTPRKNRKAQHLDIAMVSEMLSLSSIRTIFYSHGMDEHAFTGLLGRYRIYETLDGKFVAMGALEEKFWNKFCTHVGKTEWMNQGYIDASPQVCDELKTIFKSKTRDEWEEIGLKLDCCLSPILAPGEYEGG, encoded by the coding sequence ATGAAACCGCTCAAAGGAATTACCATTATCGATCTCTCTCGTTTGCTTCCCGGACCTATGTGTACGTATATTTTGGCAACCATGGGGGCTAAAGTTATTAAAGTGGAGGATACGGGCACCGGCGATTATCTCAAAACCATCCCTCCCTTTCTTAAAAATGGGCAGTCGGCACTGTACCAACATTTAAATGGCAATAAAAAAATATCCTTCATTGATTATAAATCCGAAAAAGGACGCTCTAAACTTTTAAGCCTTATTAAAAAGGCAGATGTGGTGGTTGAATCGTTCCGTCCAGGAGCCATGGATCATTTTAAACTTTCCTTTAAAGATCTTAAAAAGATAAATCCTAAAATCATTCTTGCTTCCATTACAGGCTATGGCCAAAAAGGAAAGCTATCGCAAATGGCGGGTCATGATATGAATTTTATGGGCTATGCAGGCTTGCTTGATGCACCTCATCTTTCCAAAGTTCAATGGGCCGATATTGTGGGTGGAGGTGTGATGGGGGCTTTTAAAATTGTGAGTAGTCTTGTGACACCCCGTAAAAACAGAAAAGCCCAGCATTTGGATATTGCCATGGTAAGCGAGATGCTCTCTTTATCGTCTATCCGTACCATTTTTTATAGCCATGGTATGGATGAGCATGCCTTTACAGGTTTATTAGGGCGTTATCGCATTTATGAGACTTTAGATGGCAAATTTGTAGCCATGGGAGCCTTAGAAGAGAAGTTTTGGAACAAGTTTTGTACGCATGTGGGTAAAACCGAATGGATGAATCAGGGCTATATTGATGCTTCTCCTCAAGTGTGTGATGAACTGAAAACAATTTTTAAAAGTAAAACGCGCGATGAATGGGAAGAGATTGGCTTAAAGCTTGATTGTTGTCTTTCTCCCATCCTGGCACCGGGGGAATATGAGGGGGGATAG